The following proteins are co-located in the Pyricularia oryzae 70-15 chromosome 1, whole genome shotgun sequence genome:
- a CDS encoding RING-2 protein — protein MQPQLDLIAASSRTAFEKKVWSLLCQIPSGSVSTYGIMSAHLGSSPRAVGNALRRNPFAPEVPCHRVVATGGALGGFKGKWPRDGEGITLDEKRLLLRREGVRFDDAGARILGTPFSGFRPHMQYIDSPNTE, from the exons ATGCAACCGCAGCTAGACCTCATCGCCGCCTCGTCTCGCACCGCGTTCGAGAAAAAGGTGTGGTCGCTGCTCTGCCAGATCCCAAGCGGCAGCGTTTCGACATACGGCATCATGTCAGCGCACCTGGGCTCGTCGCCGCGCGCCGTCGGCAACGCTCTCCGCCGCAACCCTTTCGCTCCCGAGGTGCCCTGCCACCGCGTCGTCGCCACGGGAGGCGCCCTGGGCGGGTTCAAGGGCAAGTGGCCGCGCGACGGAGAGGGCATCACGCTGGACGAGAAGAGGCTTCTGCTGAGGCGCGAAGGGGTCAGGTTCGACGACGCCGGGGCAAGGATCTTGGGAACGCCGTTTTCGGGGTTTCG aCCCCACATGCAGTACATCGACTCGCCCAATACGGAATAA
- a CDS encoding diphthamide biosynthesis protein 3 → MADEEEISVYDEVEIEDMTYDETLQIYHYPCPCGDRFEIALADLQDSETDIAVCPSCSLMIRVIYEVENLHKTDLDPEPEKEKEGTPAQVAVAA, encoded by the coding sequence ATGGCCGACGAGGAAGAAATCTCCGTCTACGACGAGGTCGAGATCGAGGACATGACGTACGACGAGACGCTCCAGATCTACCACTACCCGTGCCCCTGCGGCGATCGCTTCGAGATCGCTCTGGCTGACCTGCAGGACAGCGAGACCGACATCGCCGTCTGCCCAAGCTGCAGCCTCATGATCCGCGTCATCTACGAGGTCGAGAACCTGCACAAGACGGATCTTGACCCGGAGCCCgaaaaggagaaggaggggACGCCCGCTCAGGTTGCCGTCGCTGCGTGA
- a CDS encoding leucyl-tRNA synthetase has translation MAAAATPIPTMDGLQISKTKELKGTEKRTALVAIEKKYQQKWEEDGVFNFNAPSLDEYPLDSISPEELRTKFPKFFGTIAYPYMNGVLHIGHYFTMSKVEFQMGFSRMQGKRTFWPQGYHCTGLPIKACADKLAEEVKKFGKEFDGYNEESEEPEAAPAPKPTAGQREDLTKFTATKGKANAKTVKKKYQFQIMESIGIPRQEIHRFADSQYWLDYFPPLCHEHLKATGARIDWRRQFVTTDANPYYDSFVRWTMNRLREMNKVKFGKRYTIYSAKDGQPCMDHDRGEGEGVGPQEYTALKLKVVEWAPKAAAALEGKVPSDVSVFLVPATLRPETMYGQTCCFVGPKLKYGLFKASEKEYFVITERSAKNMAFQGLLEKDMAIPEKLADLVGADIVGTRVNAPLSVHKEVRILPMETVKETKGTGVVTSVPSDSPDDYATVMDLAKKADYYGITKEWAELEIVPIIDTPSYGDLCAKFLVEKLKIASPKDVKQLTEAKELAYKEGYYQGTMKIGKYAGEKVEAAKPKVRQDLINESLAFAYAEPENKVVSRSGDECIVALLDQWYLDYGEEKWRDQALEFVENADGNGLETYTTETKHAFKGMLNWLNQWACARTYGLGSKLPWDPKFLVESLSDSTVYMAYYTQVPFLHKDNFGRVRGSADIGPEQMLDEVWDYIFCRTEMTDKLVEDSKIPKTTLEAMRREFQYSYPLDLRVSGKDLIGNHLTFAIYCHIALFPREYWPKSFRVNGHLMMNGEKMSKSTGNFMTLDEATRKYGADALRMAIADAGDGVNDANFDEDVADNTILRLFTTREWIEDAVKNIGELRTGELNDFQDALFTNELNMLVRESERHYKDTAYKLALQSAWYNFSSAISFYRESCAAAGLKLHRDVVLRYVEMQALVLLPVAPHWAEYIWLEVLGKKETIQHARWPEVPAVDASLAAAREYVKGTASNVNSAESAQLKKKAKGKEVSFDPKRPKKLTIFTAEAFPAWQQKYIDLVRENWDAEKNAIKDDKELSARIGKMGEMKKAMPFVHNLKKRLQSGEDSSTVLERKLAFDEQKTLLAMVAGLKRSAGCVAVDVVAVAEGSKKGKLLTDGGKEVDVTAQAADGAVPGQPTFYFENVEG, from the exons atggcggcggcggcaactcCCATTCCCACCATGGATGGGCTTCAAATCTCCAAAACAAAGGAGTTGAAAGGA ACCGAAAAGCGTACTGCCCTGGTCGCCATCGAGAAGAAGTACCAGCAAAAGTGGGAGGAAGATGGCGTCTTCAACTTCAATGCGCCGTCTCTGGACGAATATCCTTTGGACTCGATATCTCCCGAAGAGCTTCGTACCAAGTTCCCCAAGTTCTTCGGAACGATTGCCTACCCCTACATGAACGGTGTTCTTCACATTGGACACTACTTCACAATGAGCAAAGTCGAATTCCAGATGGGCTTCTCCCGAATGCAGGGAAAGAGGACGTTCTGGCCTCAGGGTTATCACTGCACCGGTCTGCCTATCAAGGCCTGTGCCGACAAACTTGCAGAGGAGGTCAAGAAGTTCGGCAAGGAGTTCGATGGCTACAATGAGGAGTCTGAAGAGCCCGAGGCCGCGCCGGCGCCCAAGCCAACTGCTGGCCAGAGGGAAGATCTGACAAAGTTCACAGCCACCAAGGGCAAGGCTAATGCCAAGACCGTCAAGAAGAAGTACCAGTTCCAGATCATGGAGTCTATTGGTATTCCAAGGCAGGAGATTCATCGGTTCGCGGATAGCCAGTACTGGCTCGACTACTTCCCACCCCTGTGCCACGAGCACCTCAAGGCTACAGGTGCCAGAATCGACTGGAGGAGGCAATTTGTCACCACCGACGCCAACCCCTACTACGACAGCTTTGTGAGGTGGACCATGAACCGCCTACGGGAGATGAACAAGGTCAAGTTCGGCAAGCGTTACACAATCTACTCGGCCAAGGACGGACAACCATGTATGGACCACGACAGAGGTGAGGGTGAGGGTGTCGGCCCACAGGAGTACACTGCCCTCAAGCTCAAGGTTGTGGAATGGGCACCCAAGGCTGCAGCAGCCCTGGAGGGCAAGGTCCCGAGCGACGTGAGCGTCTTCCTCGTACCCGCGACCCTGAGGCCAGAGACCATGTACGGCCAGACCTGCTGCTTTGTCGGTCCTAAGCTCAAGTACGGCCTTTTCAAGGCATCGGAGAAGGAATACTTTGTTATCACAGAGAGGTCTGCCAAGAACATGGCTTTCCAGGGGCTGCTGGAGAAGGACATGGCTATTCCCGAGAAGCTTGCCGACCTTGTTGGCGCTGACATCGTGGGAACCAGGGTCAATGCACCCCTCTCAGTTCACAAAGAGGTCCGCATTCTGCCCATGGAGACTGTCAAGGAGACAAAGGGCACCGGTGTGGTAACTTCAGTACCCAGCGACTCACCTGACGACTACGCAACCGTCATGGATCTGGCCAAGAAGGCAGACTACTATGGCATTACTAAGGAGTGGGCCGAACTGGAGATTGTCCCTATCATCGACACCCCGTCCTATGGTGATCTTTGCGCAAAGTTCCTGGTCGAGAAGCTCAAGATCGCGTCGCCAAAGGACGTCAAGCAGCTGACAGAGGCCAAGGAGCTGGCGTACAAAGAGGGTTACTACCAAGGTACAATGAAGATTGGCAAGTATGCGGGCGAGAAGGTTGAGGCTGCCAAGCCAAAGGTTAGGCAAGACCTCATCAACGAAAGTCTTGCTTTTGCATACGCAGAGCCTGAGAACAAGGTTGTATCGCGTTCGGGAGATGAGTGCATCGTAGCCCTGTTGGATCAGTGGTACCTTGACTATGGCGAGGAGAAGTGGCGCGATCAGGCTCTTGAGTTTGTCGAAAACGCCGACGGAAACGGTTTGGAGACTTACACAACCGAGACCAAGCACGCTTTCAAGGGTATGCTTAACTGGCTAAACCAATGGGCCTGCGCGAGGACCTACGGTCTGGGTTCCAAGCTTCCCTGGGATCCCAAATTCCTGGTTGAGTCCCTCAGTGATTCCACCGTGTACATGGCCTACTACACACAAGTGCCATTCCTGCACAAGGACAACTTTGGCCGTGTGAGGGGCTCGGCAGACATAGGACCGGAGCAAATGCTCGATGAGGTATGGGACTACATCTTCTGTCGCACCGAGATGACCGATAAGCTTGTCGAAGACTCCAAGATCCCCAAGACGACTCTGGAGGCGATGCGGAGAGAATTCCAGTACTCTTACCCCCTAGATCTCCGTGTCTCTGGAAAG GATCTCATTGGCAACCATCTCACATTTGCCATATACTGCCACATCGCTCTCTTCCCACGGGAGTACTGGCCCAAGTCTTTCCGCGTCAACGGTCACCTAATGATGAACGGCGAGAAGATGAGCAAGTCTACTGGAAACTTTATGACTTTGGACGAGGCCACACGCAAGTACGGTGCAGATGCGTTGAGGATGGCAATTGCCGACGCCGGTGACGGTGTCAACGATGCCAACTTTGACGAGGACGTCGCGGACAACACCATTCTTCGCCTGTTCACGACAAGGGAGTGGATCGAGGATGCTGTGAAGAACATTGGCGAGCTACGGACTGGCGAGCTCAACGATTTCCAGGATGCTCTTTTCACCAACGAGCTCAACATGCTTGTGCGTGAATCAGAGCGTCACTACAAGGACACCGCCTACAAGTTGGCTCTGCAGTCAGCCTGGTACAACTTCTCGAGTGCGATCAGCTTTTACCGCGAGTCGTGCGCGGCTGCTGGCCTCAAGCTGCACCGTGACGTGGTTCTGCGATACGTTGAGATGCAGGCGCTTGTGCTTCTGCCTGTCGCACCTCACTGGGCCGAGTACATCTGGCTCGAGGTGCTGGGCAAGAAGGAGACTATTCAGCACGCTCGCTGGCCCGAGGTCCCCGCCGTTGATGCCTCCCTTGCGGCGGCTCGTGAGTACGTCAAGGGTACTGCTTCCAACGTCAACTCGGCCGAGTCCGCACAGCTcaagaagaaggccaagggcaaggaggTTTCTTTCGACCCCAAGCGGCCCAAGAAGCTCACCATTTTCACAGCCGAGGCTTTCCCCGCATGGCAGCAAAAGTACATTGACCTGGTCAGGGAGAACTGGGATGCAGAGAAGAATGCCAtcaaggacgacaaggagCTCTCTGCTCGTATCGGCAAGATGGGTGAAATGAAGAAGGCCATGCCGTTTGTGCACAACCTCAAGAAGAGACTGCAAAGCGGAGAGGACTCCAGCACGGTCCTGGAGCGCAAGCTCGCGTTTGACGAGCAAAAGACTCTTTTGGCAATGGTGGCCGGTCTCAAGCGATCGGCTGGCTGCGTAGCTGTGGATGTCGTTGCCGTCGCTGAGGGCAGCAAAAAGGGTAAGCTGTTGACCGATGGTGGGAAGGAGGTTGATGTTACAGCGCAAGCCGCAGACGGTGCTGTGCCTGGCCAGCCGACGTTCTACTTTGAGAACGTTGAGGGTTGA
- a CDS encoding AP-3 complex subunit sigma, with protein sequence MINAFLVFNGQGQPRLTKFYTQLETNMQQRLISEIFTLVSNRPTGSCNFLPLPPLLAASGTSHTDSTEQNDVPSLVTYRNYATLYFIVISTATESPLALIDLIQVYVEALDKLFENVCELDLIFNFETLHSTLSEMIVGGVVVETNLDRIVAGVRAQGTVAKRQTNDGRGGGGGIGSGLGIGVWHGR encoded by the exons ATGATCAACGCGTTCTTGGTCTTTAACGGCCAAGGCCAGCCTCGGCTGACCAAATTCTATACTCAGCTA GAGACGAACATGCAGCAGCGGCTCATATCCGAAATCTTTACGCTCGTGTCCAACCGGCCCACAGGGTCGTGCAACTTCCTCCCGCTCCCTCCGCTCCTCGCCGCCTCGGGCACCTCGCACACCGACTCGACCGAGCAGAACGACGTGCCGTCTCTCGTGACGTACAGAAACTATGCAACACTCTACTTCATCGTCATTTCGACCGCCACCGAGTCTCCCCTCGCGCTCATCGACCTGATCCAGGTCTACGTCGAGGCGCTGGACAAGCTCTTTGAGAACGTGTGCGAGCTGGACCTGATCTTCAACTTTGAGACTCTGCACTCGACCCTGAGCGAGATGATTGTTGGTGGTGTCGTCGTTGAGACGAACCTGGATAGGATCGTCGCCGGTGTGCGTGCGCAGGGTACTGTTGCCAAGAGGCAGACAAATGACGggagaggcggcggcggcggtataGGATCTGGTTTGGGTATAGGGGTTTGGCATGGAAGGTGA
- a CDS encoding mitochondrial iron uptake protein, with protein sequence MSRSAINLMRVARRGVLQNVAVAQRAPLLSTAVPALSKVNAGPAKLSRSVATSTASRMKGIQPESETPEPTEPVESAYVPKTPAPLEESEYHDIADEYLDNVLSKLEDVAEQRPDVDVEYSSGVLTLAFPPLGTYVINKQPPNKQIWLSSPVSGPKRYDYVIIGDGQNQKEGTGLGDWVYLRDGSTLSGLLMEELNVDVITP encoded by the exons ATGAGTCGTTCCGCAATCAATCTCATGCGGGTTGCCCGCCGTGGCGTGCTTCAGAATGTTGCAGTCGCCCAGCGGGCACCACTTCTGTCTACTGCAGTCCCTGCCCTGAGCAAGGTCAACGCTGGTCCGGCCAAGCTGTCCAGATCGGTTGCCACCTCCACAGCCAGCCGGATGAAGGGTATTCAGCCAGAGTCGGAAACCCCTGAGCCAACAGAGCCAGTCGAATCAGCCTATGTCCCCAAAACACCGGCTCCGCTTGAGGAATCGGAGTATCACGATATTGCGGATGAGTATCTCGACAATGTCTTGAGCAAGCTCGAGGACGTGGCAGAGCAGCGCCCTGACGTCGACGTTGAGTACTCG TCCGGCGTCCTGACGCTGGCATTCCCGCCGCTGGGAACCTATGTGATCAACAAACAGCCGCCCAACAAACAAATTTGGCTGTCATCACCCGTTTCCGGCCCCAAGAGGTACGACTATGTCATCATCGGCGATGGACAGAACCAGAAGGAGGGCACCGGCTTGGGTGACTGGGTCTATCTGAGGGACGGGTCCACACTCAGTGGACTGCTGATGGAGGAGCTGAACGTCGATGTTATCACCCCTTAG
- a CDS encoding palmitoyltransferase PFA3 produces MDVASSSCEPPTNAMSRLARRIERCCCTCLGLSPLAFVYGLTTWGVWVIVNIGSSKTSSSWIGTTSSLFGVILYLLLNWSYTTAVFTPPGSTTDNNGYSALPTSRAPSATSFTVKSNGELRFCKKCQARKPDRSHHCSTCRRCVLKMDHHCPWLATCVGLRNHKAFILFLIYTTLFCWYAFAISGMWTYNEIMLDTTYVQDMMPINYIMLCVISGIIGLVVGAFTIWHLVLVGRGQTTIECLEKTRYLSPLRKSLRNAYDAQHSGHGIPLPAYGQQILEMHENIAPGITRPEEGEDYASGGGQLASAVPQRDGNGALYSELPGPEGQMGRRLTYDELERYQARKRYDEYLDEQDSAKLPNVFDLGVRRNYLHLFGHNPWLWPLPICTTTGDGWSWEPSPKWIEARDKLALEREQQRARERAAGWGMPEDVHDHAAAAPPPWSQTSQAAPVYAQNGQQQTHDEFHNITSPAAGGAGRHYNKSPIAGARIPSKADRVLGRDPSLYVDAAPSQPPPASVSMRRLGPKGRDDLFDDDEDDYDDDDDAAVLDEDFAAPAGTAKDRVTDRRSPGLRPDKDWGRGGASGLLRGSGTISPRSPVPAGRARGDSDVGVD; encoded by the exons ATGGATGTAGCGTCCTCGTCGTGTGAGCCTCCGACgaacgccatgtcccgcctGGCTCGGAGAATCgagcgctgctgctgcacctgCCTCGGCCTTTCTCCTTTAGCTTTTGTGTACGGCCTCACAACATGGGGAGTCTGGGTGATTGTCAACATAGGATCATCCAAGACATCTTCTAGCTGGATAG gcaccacctcctccctCTTCGGCGTCATTCTCTATCTCCTTCTCAACTGGTCATATACCACCGCCGTCTTCACCCCGCCGGGTAGCACGACCGACAATAATGGCTACAGTGCACTTCCCACATCCCGCGCTCCGTCGGCGACGTCCTTCACGGTCAAATCCAACGGCGAGCTTCGCTTCTGTAAAAAGTGTCAGGCCCGCAAGCCAGACCGATCGCACCACTGCTCAACATGTCGTCGCTGCGTGCTCAAGATGGACCACCACTGTCCGTGGCTAGCCACTTGCGTTGGCCTACGAAACCACAAAGCTTTCATCCTTTTCCTCATCTATACGACACTTTTCTGCTGGTACGCCTTCGCCATCTCGGGCATGTGGACCTACAACGAGATCATGTTGGACACCACTTATGTTCAGGACATGATGCCGATAAATTACATTATGCTCTGCGTCATCTCGGGCATCATTGGCCTCGTGGTCGGCGCCTTTACCATATGGCACCTCGTGTTGGTTGGCCGCGGCCAGACCACTATCGAGTGCCTCGAGAAGACGCGTTACCTGTCTCCGCTGCGCAAGTCTCTCCGGAACGCATACGACGCCCAGCACAGCGGCCACGGCATCCCCCTGCCGGCCTATGGCCAGCAGATCCTCGAGATGCACGAGAACATCGCACCGGGCATAACGCGGCCTGAAGAGGGCGAGGATTacgccagcggcggcggccagttGGCCTCAGCCGTTCCTCAGCGCGACGGCAACGGCGCTCTGTACAGCGAGTTGCCCGGCCCAGAGGGTCAGATGGGTCGCCGCCTGACGTACGACGAGCTCGAACGGTACCAGGCCCGCAAGCGCTACGATGAGTACCTGGACGAGCAGGATAGCGCCAAGCTGCCCAACGTCTTCGACCTCGGCGTCCGACGAAACTACCTCCACCTGTTTGGCCATAACCCCTGGCTCTGGCCTCTCCCCATCTGCACCACCACCGGCGACGGCTGGTCCTGGGAGCCTAGCCCCAAGTGGATCGAAGCGCGGGACAAGCTCGCCCTCGAGCGGGAGCAGCAGCGAGCCAGGGAGCGTGCCGCCGGCTGGGGCATGCCCGAAGATGTACACGACCATGCCGCGGCCGCGCCACCGCCGTGGAGCCAAACGTCACAAGCGGCCCCGGTGTACGCGCAGAACGGCCAGCAGCAGACGCACGACGAGTTCCACAATATAACTTCCCCAGCCGCTGGCGGGGCCGGCAGGCACTACAACAAGAGCCCGATCGCCGGGGCGCGCATCCCTTCCAAGGCAGACCGGGTTCTCGGCAGGGATCCAAGCCTCTACGTTGATGCGGCACCGTCGCAACCCCCGCCGGCGTCTGTCTCCATGCGGCGCCTCGGCCCCAAGGGGCGGGACGACCTCTtcgatgatgatgaagacgattacgacgacgacgacgatgctgCCGTTCTTGATGAGGACTTTGCCGCCCCGGCGGGCACTGCCAAGGACAGGGTAACGGACAGGAGATCGCCTGGCCTGCGGCCGGACAAGGACTGGGGCCGCGGAGGCGCGAGCGGCCTGCTCAGGGGCAGTGGCACCATAAGCCCGCGATCACCAGTCCCGGCCGGCAGGGCGAGGGGTGATtcggacgttggcgttgattAA
- a CDS encoding oxidoreductase gives MSAKGPITTPLTQLLGIKHPIVLAGMARVSGGKLAAAVSNAGGLGVIGGFMYTPDQLREIIAEMKANFDTPDLPFGVDLALPQVGGNARKTNHDYTGGKLDELIDITIESGAKLFVSAVGVPPKHVIDRLHGAGIYVMNMVGHPKHAVKALDLGVDLVCPQGGEGGGHTGDIANSVLIPAVVDVARRYRPKMLGGKQHAIVVAAGGIADGRGLASSLMQGAAGVWVGTRFVASVESNSSDEHKQAVVDCNPEDTERTLVLSGRPLRLKVNDYIRKWHARPDRIKELCDKGIVPIEHDFENGTENGGEIDLPHLMGQVAGNIKKVEPAGDIVRSMVAEAVEMIKLDT, from the exons ATGTCAGCAAAAGGCCCCATCACAACACCGCTCACCCAGCTCCTGGGGATAAAACACCCCATcgtcctggccggcatggccCGCGTGTCAGGCGGCAAGCTTGCAGCGGCGGTATCCAACGCGGGTGGACTTGGCGTCATCGGCGGCTTTATGTACACGCCGGATCAGCTGCGCGAGATCATCGCTGAGATGAAGGCCAACTTTGACACCCCCGACCTGCCGTTCGGCGTCGACTTGGCCCTGCCGCAGGTGGGCGGAAACGCGCGCAAGACAAACCACGACTACACGGGCGGTAAGCTCGACGAGCTCATCGACATCACCATCGAGTCCGGGGCGAAGCTGTTCGTGTCGGCGGTCGGCGTGCCACCAAAGCACGTCATCGACCGCCTCCATGGCGCCGGCATCTACGTCATGAACATGGTCGGCCACCCCAAGCACGCCGTCAAGGCCCTCGACCTGGGCGTCGATCTGGTCTGCCCCCAGGGTGGCGAGGGCGGCGGCCACACAGGCGACATTGCCAACAGCGTGCTGATCCCGGCCGTGGTGGACGTGGCGCGCCGGTACCGGCCCAAGATGCTGGGCGGCAAGCAACATGCCATCGTCGTGGCGGCGGGCGGCATCGCTGACGGCCGTGGTCTGGCCAGCAGCTTGATGCAAGGCGCCGCCGGTGTCTGGGTGGGCACGCGGTTCGTGGCCAGCGTCGAGTCCAACTCGAGCGACGAGCACAAGCAGGCCGTGGTCGACTGCAACCCCGAGGACACCGAACGAACGCTGGTGCTGAGCGGGAGGCCGCTCAGGTTGAAGGTCAACGACTACATCCGCAAATGGCACGCGCGGCCCGACCGCATCAAGGAGCTGTGTGACAAGGGCatcgtgcccatcgagcacgaCTTTGAGAATGGCACCGAGAATGGCGGTGAGATTGACCTGCCTCACCTGATGGGCCAGGTCGCGGGCAACATCAAGAAGGTGGAGCCGGCCGGTGACATTGTGAGGTCAATGGTTGCCGAGGCCGTCGAGATGATCAAGCTGG ACACCTAG